The Belonocnema kinseyi isolate 2016_QV_RU_SX_M_011 chromosome 10, B_treatae_v1, whole genome shotgun sequence genome has a window encoding:
- the LOC117181667 gene encoding replication protein A 70 kDa DNA-binding subunit-like isoform X2, producing MEQRLSAGSLLKIFDGELTEEPIVVQYLGHKLLSGNRYRLILSDGETSSSFTVLSLQNNRLVTDGALSPFAICRISKYLLATAKTASVWTIKARVTSKTDIRHWSNVRGVGKLFSMDLIDESAEIRCTGFKEQCDVFYDSFEVGRIYYITRCQVKPADKRFTNIKHDFELVLNSDTAILNCEEDSRIPMIQFDFLSLDNVETKDNESIMDVLAVVKSVSDVVNLKAKTTGRDLKKRDIHLVDLSNTMVILTLWGTQAEIFDGSNNPVIAVKSVKITEFNGGRSLTSTSSTIIQFNPDIVEAHSLLEWFHESVQARDARLLSTPSASSSNANCPWLTLRQVKDLNIGSPGNPNMFLTKATVNLIRDRNCIYRACPTEGCKKKLSDLNNGMYNCEKCQTGFPNYVYRMIVQAVIVDWTGEQKVAVFGDEAEKIVGVNAQELGQLQETLNIDAYQKIFLDCAFKSFIFKIRMKQETFNDETKLKAVVYNVTPVDQKQYGSFLVSQIKALLKKRNPP from the exons atggaGCAACGGTTGTCAGCCGGCTCACTACTG AAAATTTTCGATGGGGAATTAACAGAAGAGCCGATTGTTGTGCAGTATTTG ggCCATAAACTACTAAGTGGGAATCGCTATCGTCTTATCCTTTCGGATGGAGAAACATCGAGTTCCTTCACGGTGCTTTCCTTGCAAAATAATCGTCTTGTAACAGATGGAGCATTAAGTCCTTTTGCAATTTGTCGGATATCGAAATATCTCTTAGCCACAGCAAAAACTGCTTCTGT atggaCAATTAAAGCTCGAGTAACATCGAAGACGGACATAAGGCATTGGAGTAATGTTCGAGGCGTAGGGAAATTATTTTCTATGGACTTGATCGACGAATCAGCAGAAATTAGATGCACTGGATTCAAAGAGCAGTGCGACGTGTTCTATGATTCATTCGaa GTGGGTAGAATTTATTATATTACCAGGTGTCAAGTTAAACCTGCAGATAAACGATTCACAAACATTAAACACGACTTTGAGCTTGTTTTGAATTCGGATACGGCTATTTTAAACTGCGAAGAAGATTCCAGAATTCCGATGATTCAGTTTGATTTTTTGTCATTGGACAACGTCGAAACCAAGGATAATGAGAGCATTATGG ATGTATTGGCTGTTGTGAAATCTGTGAGCGATGTCGTGAACCTTAAAGCCAAAACAACAGGGCGAGATTTGAAGAAGAGAGACATCCATCTAGTAGATCTTTCCAATACTATG GTGATACTGACATTGTGGGGAACGCAAGCGGAGATTTTTGATGGATCGAATAATCCCGTAATAGCCGTGAAGTCTGttaaaattacggaatttaaTGGAGGAAGATCTCTTACTAGTACCTCCTCTACAATTATCCAATTTAATCCGGACATTGTAGAAGCACATAG CTTACTGGAATGGTTTCACGAATCTGTTCAAGCTCGGGATGCAAGACTGCTTTCTACTCCTTCTGCGAGTTCAAGTAATGCAAACTGCCCTTGGCTAACATTACGGCAGGTGAAAGATTTAAACATTGGGTCGCCTGGTAATCCTAACATGTTTCTCACAAAAGCGACAGTTAATTTAATCAGGGATAGGAATTGCATTTATAGAGCGTGTCCAACCGAAGGCTGCAAGAAAAag ctgTCGGATTTGAACAATGGAATGtacaattgtgaaaaatgtcAGACTGGTTTTCCCAATTATGTTTATCGAATGATAGTTCAG gcTGTTATAGTTGATTGGACTGGAGAACAAAAAGTAGCGGTCTTCGGAGACGAGGCGGAAAAAATTGTGGGCGTGAATGCCCAGGAACTTGGGCAATTgcaggaaacattaaatatcgATGCGTATCAGAAAATTTTCCTTGATTGCGCCTTTaagtcttttatatttaaaattcgcaTGAAGCAAGAGACTTTCAAc GATGAGACTAAACTGAAAGCAGTAGTTTATAATGTCACGCCCGTTGACCAGAAACAATACGGATCGTTTCTAGTGAGCCAAATTAAAGCTCTACTCAAGAAAAGAAATCCGCCGTaa
- the LOC117181667 gene encoding replication protein A 70 kDa DNA-binding subunit-like isoform X1: protein MEQRLSAGSLLKIFDGELTEEPIVVQYLGHKLLSGNRYRLILSDGETSSSFTVLSLQNNRLVTDGALSPFAICRISKYLLATAKTASVPVIVIMNLEVVAPGEEVGKQLGKPIIFESRLRDPEPTNHGLARNDSDYNLSQENEMPTQPPVPENAIATVPITSLSPYYGRWTIKARVTSKTDIRHWSNVRGVGKLFSMDLIDESAEIRCTGFKEQCDVFYDSFEVGRIYYITRCQVKPADKRFTNIKHDFELVLNSDTAILNCEEDSRIPMIQFDFLSLDNVETKDNESIMDVLAVVKSVSDVVNLKAKTTGRDLKKRDIHLVDLSNTMVILTLWGTQAEIFDGSNNPVIAVKSVKITEFNGGRSLTSTSSTIIQFNPDIVEAHSLLEWFHESVQARDARLLSTPSASSSNANCPWLTLRQVKDLNIGSPGNPNMFLTKATVNLIRDRNCIYRACPTEGCKKKLSDLNNGMYNCEKCQTGFPNYVYRMIVQAVIVDWTGEQKVAVFGDEAEKIVGVNAQELGQLQETLNIDAYQKIFLDCAFKSFIFKIRMKQETFNDETKLKAVVYNVTPVDQKQYGSFLVSQIKALLKKRNPP from the exons atggaGCAACGGTTGTCAGCCGGCTCACTACTG AAAATTTTCGATGGGGAATTAACAGAAGAGCCGATTGTTGTGCAGTATTTG ggCCATAAACTACTAAGTGGGAATCGCTATCGTCTTATCCTTTCGGATGGAGAAACATCGAGTTCCTTCACGGTGCTTTCCTTGCAAAATAATCGTCTTGTAACAGATGGAGCATTAAGTCCTTTTGCAATTTGTCGGATATCGAAATATCTCTTAGCCACAGCAAAAACTGCTTCTGT GCCCGTTATCGTGATTATGAATCTGGAAGTAGTGGCTCCTGGTGAAGAAGTTGGAAAACAGCTTGGAAAgccaattatttttgaatcgagACTAAGAGATCCAGAACCTACTAATCACGGTCTTGCGAGAAATGATTCGGATTATAATCTTTCTCAGGAAAACG AAATGCCCACTCAACCACCTGTACCGGAAAATGCAATTGCAACTGTACCCATAACGAGCCTGAGTCCATATTATGGCCG atggaCAATTAAAGCTCGAGTAACATCGAAGACGGACATAAGGCATTGGAGTAATGTTCGAGGCGTAGGGAAATTATTTTCTATGGACTTGATCGACGAATCAGCAGAAATTAGATGCACTGGATTCAAAGAGCAGTGCGACGTGTTCTATGATTCATTCGaa GTGGGTAGAATTTATTATATTACCAGGTGTCAAGTTAAACCTGCAGATAAACGATTCACAAACATTAAACACGACTTTGAGCTTGTTTTGAATTCGGATACGGCTATTTTAAACTGCGAAGAAGATTCCAGAATTCCGATGATTCAGTTTGATTTTTTGTCATTGGACAACGTCGAAACCAAGGATAATGAGAGCATTATGG ATGTATTGGCTGTTGTGAAATCTGTGAGCGATGTCGTGAACCTTAAAGCCAAAACAACAGGGCGAGATTTGAAGAAGAGAGACATCCATCTAGTAGATCTTTCCAATACTATG GTGATACTGACATTGTGGGGAACGCAAGCGGAGATTTTTGATGGATCGAATAATCCCGTAATAGCCGTGAAGTCTGttaaaattacggaatttaaTGGAGGAAGATCTCTTACTAGTACCTCCTCTACAATTATCCAATTTAATCCGGACATTGTAGAAGCACATAG CTTACTGGAATGGTTTCACGAATCTGTTCAAGCTCGGGATGCAAGACTGCTTTCTACTCCTTCTGCGAGTTCAAGTAATGCAAACTGCCCTTGGCTAACATTACGGCAGGTGAAAGATTTAAACATTGGGTCGCCTGGTAATCCTAACATGTTTCTCACAAAAGCGACAGTTAATTTAATCAGGGATAGGAATTGCATTTATAGAGCGTGTCCAACCGAAGGCTGCAAGAAAAag ctgTCGGATTTGAACAATGGAATGtacaattgtgaaaaatgtcAGACTGGTTTTCCCAATTATGTTTATCGAATGATAGTTCAG gcTGTTATAGTTGATTGGACTGGAGAACAAAAAGTAGCGGTCTTCGGAGACGAGGCGGAAAAAATTGTGGGCGTGAATGCCCAGGAACTTGGGCAATTgcaggaaacattaaatatcgATGCGTATCAGAAAATTTTCCTTGATTGCGCCTTTaagtcttttatatttaaaattcgcaTGAAGCAAGAGACTTTCAAc GATGAGACTAAACTGAAAGCAGTAGTTTATAATGTCACGCCCGTTGACCAGAAACAATACGGATCGTTTCTAGTGAGCCAAATTAAAGCTCTACTCAAGAAAAGAAATCCGCCGTaa